The proteins below come from a single Agromyces flavus genomic window:
- a CDS encoding Gmad2 immunoglobulin-like domain-containing protein, with amino-acid sequence MAVSRMLALAAIAASVALISCSTPGSGPPTALPTASPSPPPATTPPVTAEPAISITSPTAGETVSVPFTVTGDANTFEAEVTVDVVDQSGLQDCVRGVTATSGSGTPGTFEAVLAFPPEVDPLPIVVRAYSHSAKDGSIVDLVEVPVTVTTERPPIILATPTCGQVVPPGGLILVTGTAAVFEAALNVEVRNASGVAVVELPVMAEECCVESPFSARLTLPTDLPPGRYDVVAFDLSAKDGSVQHEFPVQIEVRG; translated from the coding sequence ATGGCCGTTTCGCGCATGCTGGCCCTCGCGGCGATCGCCGCGAGCGTGGCACTGATCTCGTGCTCCACGCCCGGCTCGGGACCGCCGACCGCCCTGCCCACCGCGAGCCCGTCGCCGCCGCCCGCCACGACCCCGCCGGTCACGGCTGAACCCGCGATCTCGATCACGAGCCCGACGGCGGGCGAGACGGTCTCCGTGCCGTTCACCGTGACGGGCGACGCGAACACGTTCGAGGCCGAGGTCACGGTCGACGTCGTCGACCAGTCGGGGCTCCAGGACTGCGTGCGCGGCGTCACGGCAACTTCGGGCTCGGGCACGCCCGGCACGTTCGAGGCGGTGCTCGCCTTCCCGCCCGAGGTGGACCCGCTGCCCATCGTCGTGCGTGCCTACTCGCACAGCGCGAAGGACGGATCGATCGTCGACCTCGTCGAGGTGCCGGTCACGGTGACCACCGAACGGCCGCCGATCATCCTCGCGACCCCGACGTGCGGGCAGGTGGTCCCGCCGGGAGGCCTCATCCTGGTGACGGGGACCGCCGCCGTGTTCGAAGCGGCACTGAACGTGGAGGTGCGCAACGCCTCGGGCGTGGCCGTCGTCGAACTCCCGGTCATGGCGGAGGAGTGCTGCGTGGAGTCGCCGTTCAGCGCCAGGCTCACCCTGCCGACCGACCTTCCGCCCGGGCGATACGACGTCGTCGCCTTCGACCTGAGCGCGAAGGACGGTTCGGTCCAGCACGAGTTCCCCGTGCAGATCGAAGTGCGAGGCTAG
- the rplI gene encoding 50S ribosomal protein L9 → MAKVILTNEVTGLGTAGDVVEVKNGYARNYLVPQGLATPWTRGGQKQVDQIKAARAARELHSIEDAQAVKAKLESGKVKLAVKAGLGGRLFGSVKTADVAAAVADAGLGDIDKRKIEIPTPIKSVGDHEATVKLREDVTATITLQVVAAK, encoded by the coding sequence ATGGCAAAGGTTATTCTCACGAACGAGGTCACCGGCCTCGGCACCGCAGGCGACGTCGTCGAGGTCAAGAACGGCTACGCCCGCAACTACCTGGTTCCCCAGGGCCTCGCGACGCCGTGGACTCGCGGCGGCCAGAAGCAGGTCGACCAGATCAAGGCCGCTCGCGCCGCGCGCGAGCTGCACTCGATCGAGGACGCTCAGGCCGTCAAGGCCAAGCTCGAGTCGGGCAAGGTCAAGCTGGCCGTCAAGGCGGGCCTCGGCGGTCGCCTGTTCGGCTCGGTCAAGACGGCGGATGTCGCGGCTGCGGTCGCCGACGCCGGCCTCGGCGACATCGACAAGCGCAAGATCGAGATCCCCACGCCGATCAAGTCGGTCGGGGACCACGAGGCGACGGTCAAGCTCCGCGAGGACGTGACCGCGACGATCACCCTGCAGGTGGTCGCGGCGAAGTAG
- a CDS encoding ScyD/ScyE family protein produces MRTGRMAALAAIIGTTLASAFLPAVATAAPPGSTPEPIADVLATGLAGPIGSTIGPDGALYVADRAGGEVVRIDTSTGATTTIATGLPVTGPGGVFDVTFIGETAYVLISVVGPEVGGSADGGIYRIDDVDETTVIANTAEWSLENPPDADYFLATGVQYAFAPYEGGFIVTDGHHNRVLFVELDGTITEVVQYGNVVPTGLQVWGAKVLIAETGPIPHNPADGKVVRLDPRHPSTRELASGYSLIVDVEAADCGIYALSQGDSPGEVEPGSPGLPNSGELLRLNGNGTFTVIVDDLNLPTSLSFDGDTAYIVTLGGDVLVVDDVEPDRHGMWGGCGPKGQG; encoded by the coding sequence ATGCGTACGGGACGAATGGCGGCGCTCGCCGCCATCATCGGGACGACTCTGGCCTCCGCGTTCCTGCCGGCGGTGGCGACCGCGGCTCCGCCCGGCTCGACACCCGAACCGATCGCGGACGTCCTCGCGACGGGGCTGGCGGGGCCGATCGGGAGCACCATCGGGCCCGATGGCGCTCTCTACGTCGCGGACCGTGCAGGCGGCGAGGTCGTACGCATCGACACGTCGACCGGCGCGACGACGACAATCGCGACCGGCCTGCCGGTCACCGGGCCCGGCGGCGTCTTCGACGTCACCTTCATCGGTGAGACCGCCTACGTGCTCATCAGCGTGGTGGGGCCGGAGGTCGGGGGCAGCGCCGACGGCGGCATCTATCGCATCGACGACGTCGACGAGACGACAGTCATCGCCAACACGGCCGAATGGTCGCTCGAGAACCCGCCGGATGCCGACTACTTCCTGGCGACCGGCGTGCAGTACGCGTTCGCACCGTACGAGGGCGGATTCATCGTGACGGACGGTCACCACAACCGCGTACTCTTCGTCGAGCTCGACGGGACGATCACGGAGGTCGTGCAGTACGGCAACGTCGTCCCGACCGGGCTGCAGGTGTGGGGAGCCAAGGTGTTGATCGCCGAGACAGGTCCGATTCCGCACAACCCCGCGGACGGCAAGGTCGTCCGCCTGGACCCGAGGCACCCGTCGACTCGTGAGCTGGCCTCCGGCTACAGCCTCATCGTGGACGTGGAAGCGGCGGACTGCGGTATCTACGCGCTGTCCCAGGGTGACTCGCCCGGCGAGGTCGAGCCCGGCAGCCCGGGTCTGCCGAACAGCGGCGAGCTGCTCCGGCTGAACGGCAACGGCACGTTCACCGTCATCGTCGACGACTTGAACCTGCCGACGTCGCTGTCGTTCGACGGCGACACCGCCTACATCGTGACGCTCGGCGGAGACGTGCTCGTCGTCGACGACGTCGAGCCCGACCGTCATGGGATGTGGGGAGGCTGCGGCCCGAAGGGCCAGGGATGA
- the rpsF gene encoding 30S ribosomal protein S6, with protein MHQYELMVILDPSIDERTVAPSLDKFLNVIRNDGGTVDTVDIWGKRRLAYEIDKKSEGIYAVVNFTAESATTNELDRQLNLSEAVMRTKVLRAEEAVARAEKIQAADAKRAAKKATAAASKAAAPAKKDA; from the coding sequence ATGCACCAGTACGAGCTGATGGTGATCCTCGATCCGTCGATCGACGAGCGCACCGTTGCTCCGAGCCTCGACAAGTTCCTCAACGTCATCCGCAACGATGGCGGCACCGTCGACACCGTCGACATCTGGGGCAAGCGTCGCCTGGCCTACGAGATCGACAAGAAGTCCGAGGGCATCTACGCCGTCGTCAACTTCACCGCCGAGTCGGCCACGACCAACGAGCTCGACCGCCAGCTGAACCTCAGCGAGGCCGTCATGCGCACCAAGGTCCTGCGTGCCGAAGAGGCCGTCGCCCGCGCCGAGAAGATCCAGGCCGCCGACGCCAAGCGCGCCGCCAAGAAGGCGACCGCTGCAGCGAGCAAGGCCGCCGCCCCCGCCAAGAAGGACGCCTAG
- a CDS encoding FAD-binding monooxygenase → MQFHHHGYVSGDPRVKPAAGVGIDRPSDLPDEIDVLIVGSGPAGMLMAAQLSQYPDVVTRIIERRDGRLVLGQADGIQPRSVETFQAFGFAERIIAEAYNIGYMNFWSPDPADPRNIIRTTRTEDYGYKISEFPHLIVNQARVLDYFAEAAAHGPGRIVPDYGIEFMGLTVHEADSEAAGEYPVEVRLRHTAGERAGEERTVRAKYVAGCDGARSGVREAIGRKHIGGISAHAWGVMDVVVNTDFPDWRTKCAINSEAGNILHIPREGGYLSRMYIDLGEVAQDDNHEVRKTPIETIIAKANAILHPYSIDVREVAWYSVYEVGHRVTDHFDDREAEEDAAPRVFLTGDACHTHSAKAGQGMNVSMQDGWNLAWKLGSVVTGRSPESLLATYSAERQPVAQQLIDFDREWSSLMARKPEEISDPQELANYYLGTAEFPSGFMTRYGPSAIVGDSTHQELASGFPIGKRFKSSQVSLVCDGNVVHLGHHATADGRWRIYAFADAPPPGEASALTEWARWMSSPESPLARHTPAGSDIDAVFDVKVIYQQSHDQVDIMKAPELFRPRTGPLALMDWEKVFAAGPSTWCPTDIFDERGISRDGAVVVVRPDQYVADVLPLAATDELAAFFRQNLVVRQGALVS, encoded by the coding sequence GTGCAGTTCCACCACCACGGCTACGTCTCAGGCGACCCGCGAGTGAAGCCCGCCGCGGGGGTCGGCATCGACCGCCCCAGCGACCTGCCCGACGAGATCGACGTGCTCATCGTGGGCTCGGGCCCGGCCGGTATGCTCATGGCCGCCCAGCTCTCGCAGTACCCCGACGTGGTCACCCGCATCATCGAGCGGCGCGACGGTCGACTGGTGCTGGGTCAGGCCGACGGCATCCAGCCGCGCAGCGTCGAGACGTTCCAGGCCTTCGGCTTCGCCGAGCGCATCATCGCCGAGGCCTACAACATCGGCTACATGAACTTCTGGAGCCCCGACCCCGCCGATCCTCGGAACATCATCCGCACCACCCGTACCGAGGACTACGGATACAAGATCAGCGAGTTCCCGCACCTCATCGTCAACCAGGCGCGCGTGCTCGATTACTTCGCCGAAGCGGCGGCCCACGGTCCCGGGCGCATCGTTCCCGACTACGGCATCGAGTTCATGGGGCTCACCGTGCACGAGGCGGATTCGGAGGCCGCGGGCGAGTACCCGGTCGAGGTGCGGCTGCGCCACACCGCGGGCGAGCGCGCCGGCGAGGAGCGCACGGTGCGCGCCAAGTACGTCGCCGGATGCGACGGAGCACGCAGCGGCGTGCGAGAGGCGATCGGGCGCAAGCACATCGGCGGTATCTCGGCCCACGCCTGGGGGGTCATGGACGTCGTCGTCAACACCGACTTCCCCGACTGGCGCACGAAGTGCGCGATCAACTCCGAGGCGGGAAACATCCTGCACATCCCGCGAGAGGGCGGGTACCTCTCTCGCATGTACATCGATCTCGGCGAGGTCGCCCAAGACGACAACCACGAGGTGCGCAAGACCCCCATCGAGACGATCATCGCGAAGGCGAACGCCATCCTCCACCCTTACTCGATCGACGTGCGCGAGGTGGCCTGGTACAGCGTCTACGAGGTCGGGCACCGGGTGACCGACCACTTCGACGATCGCGAGGCCGAGGAGGATGCCGCACCTCGCGTCTTCCTCACAGGGGACGCCTGCCACACCCACAGCGCGAAGGCCGGCCAGGGCATGAACGTCTCCATGCAGGACGGCTGGAACCTCGCCTGGAAGCTCGGCTCGGTGGTCACGGGCCGCTCCCCCGAGTCGCTGCTCGCCACCTACTCGGCCGAGCGGCAGCCGGTCGCACAGCAGCTCATCGACTTCGACCGCGAGTGGTCGAGCCTCATGGCGCGGAAGCCGGAGGAGATCTCCGATCCGCAGGAGCTCGCGAACTACTACCTCGGCACGGCCGAGTTCCCGTCGGGGTTCATGACCCGGTACGGCCCGTCCGCGATCGTCGGGGACTCGACGCACCAGGAGCTCGCCTCGGGCTTCCCGATCGGCAAGCGGTTCAAGTCATCGCAGGTCTCACTCGTGTGCGACGGCAACGTCGTGCACCTCGGCCACCACGCGACGGCCGACGGACGCTGGCGCATCTACGCGTTCGCCGACGCGCCGCCGCCCGGCGAGGCGTCCGCGCTCACCGAGTGGGCCCGCTGGATGTCCTCGCCGGAGTCGCCGCTCGCGCGCCACACGCCCGCGGGCTCCGACATCGACGCCGTCTTCGATGTCAAGGTGATCTACCAGCAGTCGCACGACCAGGTCGACATCATGAAGGCGCCCGAGCTCTTCCGCCCGAGGACCGGGCCGCTCGCGCTCATGGACTGGGAGAAGGTCTTCGCGGCAGGACCGAGCACCTGGTGCCCCACCGACATCTTCGACGAGCGCGGCATCTCACGTGACGGCGCGGTCGTCGTGGTGCGTCCCGACCAGTACGTCGCAGATGTACTGCCGCTCGCGGCGACCGACGAGCTCGCCGCGTTCTTCCGCCAGAACCTCGTGGTGCGGCAGGGAGCGCTCGTGTCCTGA
- a CDS encoding aminotransferase class I/II-fold pyridoxal phosphate-dependent enzyme — MVVSARAAEARASIDRVTSYFASMQDVANDPDALDFTFGNPKEMALTGLVDAMRAQVEPRSVSWYAYKSNERAACEAVAAGLRAELGLDFEPDDIAMTQGAFGALSLAFAMLADAGDEAVIPMPGWFCYAPMLHAANLVPVEAPLDPVDFDLDVEAIARAITTRTRIVVVNSPANPTGRVYSRETWDALAGVLEEASRANGRRIWLVSDEPYRRIRFDGIGFDSPVGSYPWTVIDYSYGKVLLAPGQRLGYLALSPLLPSEERAELRASCMPLQLAIGWGFPDALMQYSVPALESVSIDLAELTRKRDRLYGALTDAGYTLTRPEGTFYLWGAAPGGDAVAYCAGLADRNVHVMPGTLFGQPAHFRISLTATADMIERALPHLVAAANG, encoded by the coding sequence ATGGTGGTGTCCGCACGAGCGGCCGAGGCGAGGGCCTCGATCGACAGGGTGACGAGCTACTTCGCGAGCATGCAGGATGTCGCGAACGACCCGGACGCCCTCGACTTCACCTTCGGCAACCCCAAGGAGATGGCACTGACCGGCCTCGTGGATGCCATGCGGGCGCAAGTCGAGCCCAGGTCGGTGAGCTGGTACGCCTATAAGTCGAATGAGCGCGCCGCCTGCGAAGCCGTGGCCGCCGGTCTTCGAGCCGAGCTCGGACTCGACTTCGAGCCCGACGACATCGCGATGACGCAGGGCGCGTTCGGCGCACTCTCCCTGGCGTTCGCGATGCTCGCCGACGCCGGCGACGAGGCCGTCATCCCCATGCCGGGATGGTTCTGCTACGCGCCCATGCTGCACGCGGCGAACCTCGTGCCGGTCGAGGCACCGCTCGATCCCGTCGACTTCGACCTCGACGTCGAGGCGATCGCACGGGCGATCACGACGCGCACCCGGATCGTGGTCGTCAACTCGCCCGCCAATCCGACCGGGCGCGTCTACTCGCGCGAGACCTGGGACGCGCTCGCCGGCGTGCTCGAGGAGGCCTCGCGCGCGAACGGCCGACGCATCTGGCTCGTCTCCGACGAGCCCTACCGTCGCATCCGATTCGACGGGATCGGCTTCGACAGCCCGGTCGGCTCGTATCCGTGGACGGTGATCGACTACAGCTACGGCAAGGTCCTCCTCGCCCCGGGGCAGCGCCTCGGGTACCTCGCGCTGTCTCCCCTCCTTCCGAGCGAGGAGCGTGCGGAGCTCAGGGCCTCATGCATGCCGTTGCAGCTCGCCATCGGCTGGGGCTTCCCCGACGCGCTCATGCAGTACTCGGTCCCGGCCCTCGAGTCGGTGTCGATCGACCTTGCCGAACTCACCCGCAAGCGCGACCGGCTCTACGGCGCACTCACCGACGCGGGATACACGCTGACCCGGCCGGAGGGCACCTTCTACCTCTGGGGGGCGGCGCCCGGCGGCGACGCCGTCGCCTACTGCGCCGGGCTCGCGGATCGGAACGTGCACGTCATGCCCGGCACGCTGTTCGGGCAGCCGGCGCACTTCCGCATCTCGCTCACCGCGACCGCCGACATGATCGAACGCGCGCTGCCCCACCTCGTCGCGGCCGCGAACGGCTGA
- a CDS encoding IclR family transcriptional regulator → MTAPATPSGGAGSQTLSRGIRALEILADADRNLSIDEVAAGLGVHRSVAYRLLRTLEDHGLVARDAAGRLTLGTGLAALASGVARDLQQVALPELSEVANEFGMTCLLAVLVDTEEAVTLVSAAPRQTTAVVSYRPGHRHPITRGGPGKAILLSLPESAWPTDVSPELRAEMAESRARGYTLSRDEVVPSLRSVAVPLTLPGQPPAAIAVIHVSLPRPESEIAERLQAAARTVSRSYGA, encoded by the coding sequence ATGACCGCACCAGCCACGCCGAGCGGCGGCGCCGGGTCGCAGACCCTGAGTCGCGGCATCCGCGCCCTCGAGATCCTGGCCGACGCCGACCGCAACCTCTCGATCGACGAGGTCGCCGCCGGACTCGGCGTGCACCGGTCGGTGGCCTATCGTCTGCTGCGGACGCTCGAGGACCACGGACTCGTCGCCCGAGACGCGGCCGGCCGGCTCACCCTCGGCACGGGGCTCGCCGCGCTCGCATCGGGCGTCGCCCGCGACCTCCAGCAGGTCGCCCTGCCCGAGCTCAGCGAGGTCGCGAACGAGTTCGGCATGACGTGCCTGCTCGCGGTGCTCGTCGACACCGAGGAGGCGGTCACGCTCGTGAGCGCCGCGCCGCGCCAGACGACGGCGGTGGTGTCGTACCGGCCGGGACACCGCCATCCCATCACGCGCGGCGGACCCGGGAAGGCGATCCTGCTCAGCCTGCCCGAGAGCGCGTGGCCGACCGACGTCTCGCCCGAGTTGCGCGCCGAGATGGCCGAGAGCCGAGCGCGCGGCTACACGCTCAGCCGCGACGAGGTCGTTCCCTCGCTGCGCTCGGTCGCGGTACCGCTCACGCTTCCGGGGCAGCCGCCTGCGGCGATCGCCGTCATCCACGTGTCGCTTCCGCGGCCGGAGTCCGAGATCGCGGAGCGACTCCAGGCCGCCGCGCGGACGGTCTCGCGTTCGTACGGCGCCTGA
- a CDS encoding CCA tRNA nucleotidyltransferase: MHSVAEALDRLTGLAESPTVATLAAAFDAAGFELSLVGGPVRDAFLDRSTNDLDFTTDATPDEILAVVKPIAEAHWDIGREFGTIGAKIHGHTVEITTYRADEYDGASRKPEVAFGTSLVDDLERRDFTVNALALRLPRLELVDPSGGVEDLIARVLRTPSKPEVSFGDDPLRMMRAARFASQLGFEVEPDTLAAMFALAPEIDRISAERVRDELSKLLLTDTPMRGIRLLVDSGIAARVLPEIPALMLEIDEHHHHKDVYEHSLTVLDQAIDYEASRGRLDSPDLVLRLAALLHDIGKPATRRLEPGGAVSFHHHDMVGAKLARKRLRALRFDNDTIKAVSRLIELHLRFFGYTDGAWTDSAVRRYVRDAGDQLERLHILTRADVTTRNRRKADRLGFAYDDLEERIARLAEEEELAAVRPELDGQQIMAALGVRPGPVVGEAYKFLLDVRLDEGPIGPDAARERLLAWWAERQAAAPGA; this comes from the coding sequence ATGCACAGCGTCGCCGAGGCCCTGGACCGCCTGACGGGTCTGGCCGAGTCGCCGACGGTCGCGACGCTCGCCGCGGCGTTCGACGCGGCCGGATTCGAGCTCTCGCTCGTCGGCGGTCCCGTGCGCGACGCGTTCCTCGACCGGAGCACCAACGACCTCGACTTCACGACGGATGCGACGCCCGACGAGATCCTCGCGGTCGTGAAGCCGATCGCCGAGGCGCACTGGGACATCGGGCGCGAGTTCGGCACGATCGGCGCCAAGATCCACGGCCACACCGTCGAGATCACGACCTACCGCGCCGACGAGTACGACGGCGCGTCCCGCAAGCCCGAGGTCGCGTTCGGCACGTCGCTCGTCGACGACCTCGAGCGCCGCGACTTCACGGTCAACGCGCTCGCGCTGCGCCTTCCCCGACTCGAGCTGGTGGATCCCTCGGGCGGCGTCGAGGACCTCATCGCGCGAGTCCTGCGCACGCCGTCGAAGCCCGAGGTGTCGTTCGGGGACGACCCGCTGCGGATGATGCGCGCCGCCCGCTTCGCCTCGCAGCTCGGCTTCGAGGTCGAGCCCGACACGCTCGCGGCGATGTTCGCACTCGCGCCCGAGATCGACCGGATCTCCGCCGAGCGGGTGCGCGACGAGCTGTCGAAGCTGCTCCTGACCGATACGCCGATGCGCGGCATCCGGCTGCTCGTCGACAGCGGCATCGCGGCGCGTGTGCTGCCCGAGATCCCCGCACTCATGCTCGAGATCGACGAGCATCACCATCACAAGGACGTGTACGAGCACTCGCTCACCGTGCTCGACCAGGCGATCGACTACGAGGCGTCGCGCGGACGCCTCGACTCGCCCGACCTCGTCCTGCGGCTCGCCGCGCTGCTGCACGACATCGGCAAGCCCGCGACGCGGCGGCTCGAGCCGGGCGGCGCGGTGTCGTTCCACCACCACGACATGGTCGGCGCGAAGCTCGCCCGCAAGCGGCTGCGCGCCCTGCGGTTCGACAACGACACGATCAAGGCGGTGTCGCGCCTCATCGAGCTGCACCTTCGCTTCTTCGGGTACACGGATGGCGCGTGGACCGACTCGGCCGTGCGCCGCTACGTGCGCGACGCCGGCGACCAGCTCGAGCGCCTCCACATCCTCACGCGAGCGGATGTCACGACCCGCAACCGGCGCAAGGCCGACCGGCTCGGCTTCGCCTACGACGACCTCGAGGAGCGCATCGCGCGCCTGGCCGAGGAGGAGGAGCTCGCCGCCGTGCGCCCCGAGCTCGACGGGCAGCAGATCATGGCGGCGCTCGGCGTGCGACCGGGTCCGGTCGTGGGCGAGGCGTACAAGTTCCTGCTCGACGTGCGCCTCGACGAGGGCCCGATCGGGCCGGATGCCGCGCGCGAGCGCCTGCTCGCCTGGTGGGCCGAGCGGCAGGCCGCCGCCCCCGGCGCCTGA
- the dnaB gene encoding replicative DNA helicase, with amino-acid sequence MSIAHIGLAEPIDDPDARRGERTPPHDLLAEQSALGGMMLSKDAVADVIETLRGIDFYVPKHEVIFNAILALYSHGEPTDVIAVTDELTKTGELQRAGGVEYLHTLTSLVPTAANAGYYASIVAERALLRRLVEAGTRIVQMGYAGEGEVVELVNTAQAEIYNVTGSVESEDYVPLTDAIGTAIDEIEAAKHTDGKMTGVPTGFADLDDLTNGFHPGQMIIVAARPAMGKSTLALDFARSAAVTHDLPTIFFSLEMGRSEIAMRLLSAEASVPLQNMRKGTVDTRDWTTIASTRGRINDAPLYIDDSPNMTLVEIRAKCRRLKQRVGLKMVVIDYLQLMTSGKRVESRQQEVSEFSRALKLLAKELQVPVLALSQLNRGPEQRADKMPALSDLRESGSIEQDADMVILLHRESAYERDSPRAGEADLIVAKHRNGPTRTVTVAFHGHFSRFADMVQV; translated from the coding sequence TTGTCGATCGCGCATATCGGGCTCGCCGAACCCATCGACGACCCCGACGCCCGACGGGGCGAGCGCACCCCGCCGCACGACCTCCTCGCCGAGCAGAGCGCGCTCGGCGGCATGATGCTCTCGAAGGATGCCGTCGCCGACGTCATCGAGACGCTCCGAGGCATCGACTTCTACGTGCCCAAGCACGAGGTCATCTTCAACGCGATTCTCGCGCTGTACTCGCACGGCGAGCCGACCGATGTCATCGCGGTCACCGACGAACTGACCAAGACCGGCGAGCTCCAGCGGGCCGGCGGGGTGGAATACCTGCACACCCTCACGAGCCTGGTCCCGACGGCGGCGAACGCCGGCTACTACGCCTCGATCGTGGCAGAGCGGGCGCTGCTCCGCCGCCTGGTCGAGGCGGGCACGCGAATCGTGCAGATGGGCTACGCCGGCGAGGGCGAGGTCGTCGAGCTGGTCAACACCGCGCAGGCCGAGATCTACAACGTCACCGGCTCGGTCGAGAGCGAGGATTACGTTCCGCTGACCGACGCCATCGGCACCGCGATCGATGAGATCGAGGCGGCGAAGCACACCGACGGCAAGATGACCGGCGTGCCCACCGGCTTCGCCGACCTCGACGACCTCACGAACGGCTTCCACCCCGGCCAGATGATCATCGTCGCGGCGCGTCCCGCGATGGGCAAGTCCACGCTCGCGCTCGACTTCGCGCGGTCCGCGGCGGTCACGCACGACCTGCCGACGATCTTCTTCTCGCTCGAGATGGGGCGGAGCGAGATCGCGATGCGCCTGCTCTCGGCCGAGGCATCCGTCCCGCTGCAGAACATGCGGAAGGGAACGGTCGACACCCGCGACTGGACCACGATCGCCTCGACGCGGGGCCGCATCAACGACGCGCCGCTCTACATCGACGACTCCCCCAACATGACACTCGTCGAGATCCGCGCGAAGTGCCGCCGCCTCAAGCAGCGTGTCGGCCTGAAGATGGTGGTCATCGACTACCTGCAGCTCATGACGAGCGGCAAGCGCGTCGAGAGCCGCCAGCAGGAGGTCTCGGAGTTCTCGCGTGCGCTCAAGCTGCTCGCCAAGGAGCTCCAGGTGCCCGTGCTCGCGCTCTCCCAGCTCAACCGCGGGCCCGAGCAGCGCGCCGACAAGATGCCCGCGCTGTCCGACCTGCGCGAGTCGGGCTCGATCGAGCAGGACGCCGACATGGTGATCCTGCTGCACCGCGAGTCCGCCTACGAACGCGACAGCCCCCGTGCCGGCGAAGCCGACCTCATCGTCGCGAAGCACCGCAACGGTCCGACCCGCACCGTCACCGTCGCGTTCCACGGGCACTTCTCGCGCTTCGCCGACATGGTGCAGGTCTAG
- the rpsR gene encoding 30S ribosomal protein S18 — MAGKSSGDRRKPRGKGAKNAAPAKSVKVGVIDYKDVATLRKFISERGKIRARRITGVSVQEQRLIARAVKNAREMALLPYSGSGR; from the coding sequence ATGGCTGGAAAGAGCAGCGGCGACCGCCGCAAGCCTCGCGGCAAGGGCGCGAAGAACGCCGCCCCCGCGAAGTCCGTCAAGGTCGGCGTCATCGACTACAAGGATGTCGCGACCCTTCGGAAGTTCATCTCGGAGCGCGGCAAGATCCGCGCCCGTCGCATCACCGGTGTCTCCGTGCAGGAGCAGCGCCTCATCGCCCGCGCCGTGAAGAACGCGCGCGAGATGGCCCTCCTGCCCTACTCGGGCTCCGGCCGCTAA
- a CDS encoding single-stranded DNA-binding protein, whose protein sequence is MAGETIITVVGNLTADPELRYTQNGLAVANFTIASTPRTFDRQANEWKDGEALFLRASCWREFAEHVAGSLTKGTRVIASGRLKQRSYETKEGEKRTSIELEIDEIGPSLRYATASVTRAQSNRGVGGGGSFGGGQQQSDDAWAPSAPAQSSGGGDVWNTPGTNYGDETPF, encoded by the coding sequence ATGGCCGGCGAGACCATCATCACCGTGGTGGGCAACCTCACCGCAGACCCCGAGCTGCGCTACACGCAGAACGGGCTCGCGGTCGCGAACTTCACGATCGCGTCGACCCCCCGCACGTTCGACCGCCAGGCGAACGAGTGGAAGGACGGCGAGGCCCTGTTCCTGCGCGCGAGCTGCTGGCGCGAGTTCGCCGAGCACGTCGCGGGATCGCTCACCAAGGGAACCCGGGTCATCGCTTCCGGGCGTCTCAAGCAGCGCTCCTACGAGACGAAGGAAGGCGAGAAGCGCACCAGCATCGAGCTCGAGATCGACGAGATCGGGCCGAGCCTGCGCTACGCCACCGCGTCCGTGACGCGCGCCCAGTCCAACCGCGGCGTCGGCGGCGGCGGCTCCTTCGGGGGCGGCCAGCAGCAGTCCGATGACGCGTGGGCGCCCAGCGCTCCCGCGCAGTCCTCGGGCGGCGGCGACGTCTGGAACACCCCGGGCACCAACTACGGCGACGAGACGCCCTTCTAA